A genomic window from Rhizobium sp. 007 includes:
- a CDS encoding VOC family protein, protein MNLQKIYTALLTADLAAAEGWYTKLLGRGPDYRPMDTLVQWELFNQGGLALSTDDEIAGRGVMFLVVDDVAAERRRLQGVGIVLGDDIEGDYSTLAQVRDPDGNLLTLATPPSRPYPLA, encoded by the coding sequence ATGAACCTGCAGAAGATCTACACCGCATTGCTCACCGCAGACCTTGCGGCGGCCGAAGGCTGGTATACGAAGCTGCTCGGTCGTGGACCGGATTATCGGCCAATGGACACGCTGGTGCAGTGGGAGCTCTTTAATCAGGGCGGGTTAGCGCTTTCAACCGACGACGAGATCGCCGGCAGGGGCGTGATGTTCCTTGTCGTCGACGATGTCGCGGCCGAGCGCCGCAGGCTGCAGGGCGTGGGGATCGTGCTCGGGGACGACATTGAGGGCGACTACTCGACGCTGGCGCAGGTGCGTGATCCTGACGGCAACCTGCTCACGCTAGCGACGCCGCCCTCGCGGCCCTATCCGCTCGCATGA
- a CDS encoding substrate-binding domain-containing protein: MNQEIRLFGAIAVRPAVLALISQFETATGLTVAVKWELNPTVKKQIEAGEPFDLVIINPNLVQDLTALGKVKAGSQVAFGRIAMGVAAKAGSRPLNIGSVGAFEHALKSARSIAYASEGTSGGYFSGLLERLGIADEVKPKLVAVPGGQTASAVGRGEAELAVVPVTSILAAAPQVILVGRFPAELQSYVDFAIGISADSTDAEAAKQLSEFLMSTAVDDILVAMGVERR, translated from the coding sequence ATGAATCAGGAAATCCGGCTTTTTGGCGCTATTGCGGTCCGACCCGCCGTCCTCGCTCTCATATCCCAGTTCGAAACGGCCACAGGATTGACAGTTGCGGTCAAGTGGGAACTCAATCCGACGGTAAAGAAGCAGATTGAAGCTGGGGAACCTTTTGACCTCGTCATCATCAATCCGAACCTGGTTCAGGATCTGACCGCCTTGGGAAAAGTCAAGGCGGGAAGCCAGGTAGCGTTCGGCCGGATAGCAATGGGGGTGGCGGCCAAGGCAGGCAGTCGACCGCTCAACATTGGGTCCGTAGGAGCATTCGAACATGCGTTGAAGAGCGCCAGATCAATCGCCTACGCCAGTGAAGGAACCAGCGGTGGCTACTTCTCCGGTTTGCTGGAACGCTTGGGAATAGCGGATGAGGTAAAGCCCAAGCTGGTGGCCGTACCAGGAGGGCAGACAGCGTCGGCCGTAGGCCGTGGGGAAGCCGAGCTGGCGGTCGTTCCCGTGACTTCGATTCTTGCAGCCGCTCCCCAGGTCATACTTGTCGGTCGGTTTCCGGCAGAACTCCAAAGTTACGTTGACTTCGCCATTGGAATTAGCGCCGATTCAACGGACGCAGAAGCTGCCAAGCAGCTGTCGGAATTTCTGATGTCGACAGCCGTTGATGACATCTTGGTGGCAATGGGCGTCGAGCGCCGCTAA
- a CDS encoding Pycsar system effector family protein, which yields MTDFESAAELMRSGPSTEDIGAEYFDHIKKINDIFYDQIKISDQKAAYIFTFMLAFLVSSSDVRSVFTLERYVNGYQQSMLFSGLLAAASVFSIISAILVVLPRHVNKSTSLFWGSWGKHRHRFWDAAQRRDEVYLFNEYLNNADILSAIARGKYRCVTFAFRGLMVTVIAYVLLLIAA from the coding sequence GTGACGGATTTTGAAAGTGCGGCAGAGCTTATGAGGAGTGGGCCTTCGACGGAGGATATCGGTGCAGAGTATTTTGATCACATAAAGAAAATCAACGATATCTTTTACGACCAGATCAAGATTTCTGACCAGAAAGCCGCGTATATCTTTACTTTTATGCTCGCCTTTTTGGTAAGTTCAAGCGATGTACGCAGCGTATTTACCTTGGAGCGCTATGTGAACGGTTATCAGCAAAGCATGCTTTTCTCGGGATTGCTTGCCGCGGCCTCGGTCTTTTCAATCATATCGGCCATCCTCGTAGTTCTGCCGCGCCACGTGAACAAGTCGACCTCCCTGTTCTGGGGCTCCTGGGGCAAGCACCGCCATCGCTTCTGGGATGCGGCGCAGCGCCGGGACGAGGTCTATCTTTTCAACGAGTACCTGAACAATGCCGATATTCTCTCGGCCATCGCGCGTGGAAAGTACCGCTGCGTGACCTTTGCCTTCCGTGGGCTGATGGTGACCGTCATCGCCTACGTGCTCCTGCTCATTGCGGCTTGA